The Glycine soja cultivar W05 chromosome 8, ASM419377v2, whole genome shotgun sequence genome has a window encoding:
- the LOC114420985 gene encoding uncharacterized protein LOC114420985, which produces MAEIQPPEGQINGGAGTLILHSSEPSIGSKRQRRPSVRLGDIGGDQPYDSHARRNTKPWKLAFDNHHHHHRSKDKDPGKPSKTRPLTNLSEFNETLEPSNDREPGNIDTVAIGSWKVKESKKRGSVATKRVRSNWVSRIDGGGEGEGEKYNNEDEDGDDDDGYREFEVENSESPLKEQSPIHSMENLGVDGHRRVFKGREREQQQHDGVELSVPSDTDVRDWKCGDRNNENGGGRVRGGEDGVRVWLNGLGLGRYAPVFEVHEVDDEVLPLLTLEDLKDMGISAVGSRRKMYTAIQKLGKGFS; this is translated from the coding sequence ATGGCAGAGATTCAGCCGCCGGAGGGCCAAATAAACGGTGGCGCCGGAACCCTAATTCTTCACTCCTCGGAACCCTCCATCGGATCCAAGCGGCAGCGGCGGCCGAGCGTTCGATTGGGCGACATCGGTGGCGACCAGCCCTACGATTCCCACGCGCGCCGCAACACGAAGCCGTGGAAACTCGCCTTcgacaaccaccaccaccaccaccgcaGCAAGGACAAGGACCCAGGTAAACCCTCCAAGACTCGTCCTTTAACGAACCTGAGCGAGTTTAACGAAACCCTAGAACCTTCCAACGACCGAGAACCGGGGAACATCGACACCGTCGCAATTGGCAGCTGGAAGGTCAAGGAGTCCAAAAAGAGAGGCTCAGTCGCCACCAAAAGGGTCAGATCGAATTGGGTTTCGCGAATCGACGGCGGCGGCgaaggagagggagagaagtatAATAACGAGGACGAAGATGGGGATGACGATGATGGGTATCGGGAATTTGAGGTGGAGAATTCGGAGAGCCCTTTGAAGGAGCAAAGCCCTATTCATAGTATGGAGAATTTGGGGGTGGATGGGCATAGGAGGGTTTTTAAGGGTAGGGAAAGGGAGCAACAGCAACATGATGGGGTTGAGCTATCTGTACCGTCTGATACTGATGTTAGGGATTGGAAGTGTGGGGATAGGAACAATGAGAATGGTGGTGGGAGGGTTAGGGGTGGTGAAGATGGGGTTAGGGTTTGGCTTAATGGATTGGGGTTAGGGCGTTATGCGCCGGTGTTTGAAGTGCATGAGGTGGATGATGAGGTTTTGCCCTTGTTGACTCTAGAGGATCTCAAGGATATGGGGATTAGTGCTGTTGGGTCAAGGAGAAAAATGTACACCGCAATTCAGAAGCTTGGAAAGGGCTTCTCCTGA
- the LOC114422723 gene encoding protein BASIC PENTACYSTEINE4-like, with protein sequence MDDGHQHENSRHKMEFYRGARSLWNTDSQHQVKEPNALVMNKKIRSIMAERQAAILEIELETAISEKNEALAARDAAIQQRDEALAQRDNALLERDNALAALQSRNNSVNFPFGGGIQCGSKRMHHSSNHLSNMTEAAYSTKDMIIRDASPVTVIPSEAVNSHQAKRTKQNKVINSKASKPPCKVKKMGEDLNRQASSEGTKIRSEWDKQDVGLNLVAFDETIMPVPVCTCTGIPRQCYKWGNGGWQSSCCTTTLSMYPLPQLPNKRHARIGGRKMSGSVFTRLLSRLVSEGHDLSIPLDLKEYWARHGTNRYITIK encoded by the exons ATGGATGATGGCCACCAACACGAAAACAGCAGGCATAAGATGGAATTCTACAGAGGAGCACGTTCCCTG TGGAATACTGATTCCCAGCATCAAGTAAAAGAGCCAAATGCACTAGTTATGAATAAGAAGATTAGGTCCATTATGGCTGAAAGGCAGGCTGCCATTCTAGAAATTGAACTTGAGACTGCTATATCTGAAAAGAATGAAGCCTTAGCTGCTCGAGATGCAGCCATTCAGCAGAGGGATGAAGCACTTGCTCAGAGGGATAATGCCCTTTTGGAACGAGATAATGCCCTTGCTGCCCTTCAGAGTCGGAACAATTCTGTCAACTTCCCATTCGGTGGTGGAATTCAATGTGGATCAAAACGGATGCACCATTCTTCAAACCATCTATCTAACATGACTGAAGCTGCATACAGCACAAAGGATATGATAATAAGAGATGCCTCCCCGGTGACTGTTATACCTTCTGAAGCTGTCAATTCTCATCAAGCAAAGAGAACAAAGCAGAACAAGGTAATTAATTCAAAGGCATCAAAGCCACCCTGCAAAGTAAAGAAAATGGGGGAGGATTTAAATAGGCAGGCTTCTTCTGAAGGGACAAAGATCAGATCTGAATGGGATAAGCAGGATGTTGGCCTGAATTTGGTTGCATTTGATGAAACTATCATGCCGGTCCCAGTTTGCACATGTACGGGCATACCACGACAGTGCTACAAATGGGGGAATGGGGGATGGCAGTCATCTTGTTGTACTACAACATTGTCTATGTATCCACTACCACAACTTCCGAACAAGCGCCATGCCCGCATTGGAGGACGAAAGATGAGCGGAAGTGTCTTCACAAGACTTCTCAGTAGGTTGGTGTCAGAAGGCCATGATTTATCTATACCATTGGATCTTAAGGAATACTGGGCAAGACATGGAACAAATCGCTACATCACTATCAAGTAA
- the LOC114422921 gene encoding probable serine/threonine-protein kinase At1g54610 codes for MGCKLGKPADAGDRLRHNTATTSGGNNAVKVREKQKPPDAGELSGVIPPPERRTLRLDSFTASHQGWPPWLMAVAGDAIGDWTPRRANTFEKLAKIGQGTYSNVYKAKDLVSGKIVALKKVRFDNLEAESVKFMAREILVLRRLDHPNVVKLEGLVTSRISSSIYLVFEYMEHDLAGLSASVGVKFSEPQVKCYMKQLLSGLEHCHSRGVLHRDIKGSNLLIDNEGILKIADFGLATFFDPKQKHPMTSRVVTLWYRPPELLLGSTSYGVGVDLWSVGCILAELLTGKPIMPGRTEVEQLHKIFKLCGSPSEEYWKKYRLPNAALYKPQQPYKRNTLETFKDFPSSSLPLIETLLAIDPDDRGSTSAALNSEFFTTVPYACEPSNLPKYPPTKELDIKLRDEKARRQKALSGKTNAVDGARRVRVRERGLADPAPEANVEIQNNLDRWRVVTHANAKSKSEKFPPPHQDGAVGYPLDDSNKGAVSFGATETSSVSTIFDSKSCGSVISHDAARDKGRKTSKADSQMASSWKFMRSFKLSAVGHSFDLLFRSNSSR; via the exons ATGGGGTGCAAGCTCGGAAAGCCGGCGGACGCCGGTGACCGTCTCCGGCATAACACTGCGACTACCAGCGGCGGCAATAATGCCGTTAAGGTTAGGGAGAAGCAGAAGCCTCCGGACGCCGGCGAACTTTCCGGCGTAATACCGCCACCGGAGCGCCGGACACTTCGACTTGACTCATTCACGGCGAGCCATCAGGGGTGGCCGCCGTGGCTAATGGCCGTCGCCGGCGACGCCATCGGAGATTGGACTCCTCGCCGTGCCAACACGTTCGAGAAACTTGCTAAG ATTGGGCAAGGGACTTATAGCAATGTGTACAAAGCAAAAGACCTTGTGAGTGGGAAGATAGTGGCTTTGAAGAAGGTTAGATTTGATAATTTGGAGGCAGAGAGTGTGAAGTTTATGGCTAGAGAGATTCTTGTTTTGAGGAGGCTTGATCACCCCAATGTAGTGAAGCTTGAAGGGTTGGTTACTTCAAGAATTTCATCGAGTATTTACTTGGTATTTGAGTACATGGAGCATGATCTTGCTGGTCTTTCAGCCAGCGTAGGTGTCAAATTCTCTGAGCCACAG GTCAAATGCTATATGAAGCAATTGCTATCTGGCCTTGAGCATTGCCACAGCAGAGGTGTTTTGCACCGTGATATTAAGGGTTCAAATCTGCTTATTGACAATGAAGGAATACTTAAAATTGCAGATTTTGGACTGGCAACTTTCTTTGATCCTAAGCAAAAGCATCCCATGACTAGTAGAGTCGTGACCCTTTGGTACCGTCCACCTGAGCTTCTTCTGGGGTCTACGTCTTATGGTGTTGGTGTTGACCTTTGGAGTGTTGGCTGCATTTTGGCCGAGCTACTTACTGGAAAGCCAATCATGCCTGGCCGAACAGAG GTTGAGCAGCTGCACAAAATATTTAAGCTATGTGGCTCTCCATCTGAGGAATACTGGAAGAAATATAGATTGCCAAATGCTGCACTCTATAAGCCACAACAACCATATAAAAGAAACACTTTAGAAACGTTCAAGGATTTTCCATCTTCTTCATTACCTCTGATTGAAACTCTTCTTGCAATAGATCCTGATGATCGTGGTTCTACCTCAGCTGCTTTAAATAGTGAA TTCTTTACCACTGTGCCCTATGCTTGTGAACCATCTAATTTACCAAAGTATCCTCCCACCAAAGAATTGGATATAAAACTGAGAGATGAAAAAGCAAGAAG GCAGAAAGCTCTAAGTGGAAAAACTAATGCAGTTGATGGTGCCAGAAGGGTTAGAGTACGTGAGCGAGGTTTGGCCGATCCAGCCCCTGAAGCCAATGTAGAGATCCAAAATAACTTAGAT AGGTGGAGAGTTGTGACCCATGCAAACGCAAAAAGTAAGAGTGAGAAATTTCCACCTCCTCATCAGGATGGAGCTGTTGGATATCCACTGGATGATTCAAACAAAGGAGCTGTTTCGTTTGGAGCCACTGAAACTTCCTCTGTCTCTACCATATTTGATTCAAAATCTTGTGGATCGGTTATAAGTCATGATGCTGCAAGAGACAAAGGGAGGAAAACTAGTAAAGCAGATTCCCAGATGGCATCATCTTGGAAATTTATGCGTTCATTCAAGCTATCAGCAGTTGGCCAttcatttgatttattatttagaaGCAATTCAAGCAGATAA
- the LOC114424670 gene encoding uncharacterized protein LOC114424670: MGIGNSKSNAVEGEGLPAKIRPMLVSRYEEFRKRRNRETTLSKKNLLNEKDDNSQSSHRTETEDKVSSSKEIEPPKEETVERVITAEKMSRVVPIPNSECENVEETHPNKVKIEQVNKNMDPNQDILNHAVEMAEAELVEETKEEKEQEVGAKGDDHHEDSDDEDESEEVGRFLCPGSPSFRIYCNEAEKRNEEECNSPAIVVLHKSRSADSVQTAESTNSNEVLQELEPTSKRKGHKKKFGAMRTLLKVKSLYHPMCTCTGDDRSLIVTTKATK; this comes from the exons ATGGGGATTGGGAATTCAAAGTCAAATGCAGTTGAAGGAGAGGGGTTACCAGCCAAAATCCGCCCTATGCTCGTTAGCCGATATGAGGAGTTCAGAAAACGTAGGAATAGAGAAACCACCCTCTCCAAGAAGAACCTGTTGAATGAAAAGGATGACAATTCTCAATCTTCACACAGAACTGAAACAGAAGATAAGGTTTCTTCTTCAAAGGAGATTGAACCACCTAAAGAGGAAACGGTTGAGCGAGTAATAACCGCAGAAAAAATGTCCAGAGTGGTTCCGATTCCCAACTCTGAATGTGAAAATGTGGAGGAGACTCACCCCAACAAAGTTAAGATAGAGCAGGTTAACAAAAACATGGATCCCAACCAAGATATATTGAATCATGCTGTTGAGATGGCCGAGGCAGAACTAGTGGAAGAGACAAAGGAAGAAAAGGAGCAAGAAGTGGGTGCAAAAGGTGATGATCATCACGAGGATAGTGACGATGAAGATGAAAGTGAAGAAGTTGGCAGGTTTCTATGTCCTGGATCGCCTAGTTTCAGAATTTATTGCAATGAGGCTGAGAAAAGAAACGAGGAAGAAT GTAATAGTCCAGCCATTGTCGTGCTCCATAAGTCACGCAGTGCAGACAGTGTTCAAACAGCTGaatcaacaaattcaaacgag gtACTTCAGGAACTAGAACCAACTTCGAAGAGAAAAGGACATAAGAAGAAATTTGGGGCTATGAGGACTCTACTCAAAGTTAAGTCGCTCTATCACCCAATGTGTACCTGTACTGGAGATGACCGAAGTCTTATTGTTACTACAAAAGCAACGAAATGA